The DNA window ACTGCTTCGAACTGCTTTTCAAGTATTCTAGGATATTTAGTTATTTGATGTAATGTTTGAGGTTTGTGTGAGTAAAGTTTATAagaaaattcaaagaacATTGAGGTGATCAATGGTAATCATATGTCACGTGCTCTGCTAGTAAAACAAGACTAATACAAGCGTTAGAGTTCCGAATGCCAATTAGTATGCTATTTgagtttgattttgagttATAATATTAGCTAGATGTGTTTATATGTGACATGTCACTTAAGTGCTATGTCGACCGACCAaaattcaagaatatgTAGCGAGAACTTATGGAAATAGATGTTACAATATTTCAGCACTTGTTTAAATCGAGTCCAGAAGGTAAAGGATATCTCGacaataaaataaatctAGTGGCTGCAAAGCAGAGATTAGAGTTGTGGAATTTTAGTTACAGTCCTTCGAACAAGTTGGCTCAAGTACAGAGGCGATAAACAAGGATTCTCTACGAACAAAATAAATCCAGAGTGAATTAACAGAGAGGAAGCATGTCGATCAATCTGGAGCTAGTTAAGTATTTGGTCGAAAATCACATAACAATCCTTGGGCATCCGGTGGATGGGCAGTTGAAAGATCTTTTTGCGTTGTTTTCGATgtatcttcaacaatggGCAGACGACTACTATCATCCAATTACTTATAGCAAATTTCTTGAGGACTTGACGGATATTGCACAGATATCGCAGGGGTCTTTGGTGTTTACCAGTGAGAATACATTCATGGGATGGGAGAGATTGGAGTGTGTCCATGTTGatcctttaaaatatttgtttaaCAAGTACCACCCTGGATACTACCAAAGCAGTAAAAAGAGTATCAAAGGGCAAGAATCTTCCACTGATGATACAGGGCCTGATTCTCTATTGGGCAGATTGAATGCAGTCTTGGATACAAATGTTACCACTCCAAGTATGCAAGCTTTGGTAAAGTTGGAGGATCTTTTGTCGGCCAAGCTGGCGTCATTCCAATTAGCAAAGGAACGTGTGAAACAGACAGTACCATATGCTCCTTATATTCCAACATGTAGAGACCTACAACATTCGTCCATATTATCCACAGTAGCGTATATTTCCAACAATAAAGTTATTTCCTtacaaaaggaaaaacttTACAAAGCAGATAAGGAATGCACCGGGTTGATTCAATGTATCCAATCACATATTCATTTTATACCCAACCTCAAGCCACAAACCGATCTAACATTAGGTGACTGCTCTTATTTAGATACTTGCCACAAGTTGAACAGCTGTCGCTATGTGCATTATCTTCAATACGTCCCTGATAGATTGATgcaaataataaatcaaaCAACAGAACAAATGAACAaaatacaagaaaaaacaGGCAAATTGCATTTTATACGCATGGTGATTGCTGCTCTTCCGTAGTTAAATCCATATTACCATCTCAATGGATTAAATGTGATGTCAGgaagtttgattttacaATTCTGGGTAAGTTTTCAGCTGTCATTGCTGATCCAGCATGGAATATCCATATGAATTTGCCATACGGAACTTGTAACGATAATgagttattattattgccCCTAGACATATTGCAAGAAGAGGGACTACTATTCCTTTGGGTCACGGGACGTGCCATCGAACTAGGAAAGGAGTCGCTAATCAACTGGGGTTATAAAGTCATAAATGAAATATCATGGATAAAAACCAATCAGTTGGGTAGAACTATAGTTACTGGCCGTACTGGTCATTGGTTGAACCATTCAAAAGAACATTTGCTGGTCGGCTTGAAAGGCAACCCCGAATGGTTAAACAAGCAAATTGATATTGATCTTATTATCAGTTCTACAAGGGAAACAAGTAGAAAACCTGACGAACTTTATGACATGGTAGAAAGAATTGTTGGAACACATGCCAGAAAGcttgaaatatttggaagagATCATAATGTAAGGCCAGGATGGTTCACTATCGGAAACCAACTAACAGGAACATGCATTCATGAATTAGACGTTAAAAGGAAATACGAAAAATTCACTGCTAAGACCAGACATAAATCAGAAAGACAAAGCATAGAATTCCTAAATGATACGCCTAAACGCCATATTAATACTAAACCCttttatattaaacaacagcaacattCCCAGGGCTTATCTATCTCTACAGCGCCATACTTGCCTAACAGTTATAACCAATACAGTTTGGTCTCATGAACCAgataaacaaatatttgttgcTGAATATACCAATTTGCTTCTCTAATCACTGTGGtgagggggggggggggggttGATTACGTTTATTCTTCCTGACATAGCACTTGAGTTTATTCCCCACACCTCCCCCACCTTCTTGACActaaagtttttgaaaaagaaactatGTCAAAAATTGCATCAAAATAAAGGCTATGATTGTAACCGACAAAAACTAAATACGCAGGTTTAATGGCATATTGAGAGACATAATAGGCATTACTTGACAGGAAATGTTAGAATAATAATTTATAATGGGTGATGCGAGAGAACCGTCCACCGGGACACTTTACTAGAACTCTAATAGCTATTAGTGATTTCCCATGCactatttttaaattgtGGTTTATGAGATGACAATAATTTACCCGATATATTGATTTTAGTATGCTTATTATTCGGTATATAACTAGCTAGAATTTTAAATAGTTACATTTACTTCCCTTGCAATTCTATTAAATGGCATAACCTGTAGTTTAATGAATCTTTTGGCTTATAATTGCAGCATAGGCTACTAGTTTGTCCAATTTGGCACGTATTATGCAAGTTAGATGGGATTCTTTATGCAAATGTGACCCTGTTTTTGCAGTTACACGTCtgaaccaaaaaaagacTTGATTGATTGAAGGATGCTTAATGTTGAATATTGCATTATAAGCgatgataaaaaataaCTACTAACTATCCTAAACACATCAGTGGAGTAATATCATTCAAATGGTCAAACACTTTAGTGAATTAAGGGCCCATATTCATCATGTTAGAAGTTGGTATAGGTACACATTGCGTAATATTAACCACGGTCCAATTTTTAGTCAAgccaagaaagaaattcGTGATGTAGTACGATCAACTATACATAAACATCGCGGATCTAAATCAAGTTGGAAAGTTTATTCACTTCTTCAAGATATTAGGATACTAAATGAACACATAAGACAGTTGAATTTACCGGGTATATCTTTGTTGCTGCATAAGCATCGAGCTGTtaaggaaaagaagaacattGAACTCTTAGATGTGTCAAGAGAAGTCATTTTCCAATCaaatacaaacaaaaatagaGACCCATTACGCAGCTTTCTGTATTCTgaaaggaagaaaatggCATTACCTAATGACATTCCAGAGGAATATATCGAAAAGTTAATCGAACCCCTTGTAAAACATCAACGAGGTATTAATGCCTTCCATAAAGTACAACTGTCATTATCCAAGGGCCCCCCTAAAACTTACTTAAGTTACACAATGACTGGACCTGGTAAACTTTGGTTCGTTAGATCCGCTGTAAATAGACGTAAGAAGCAGTCTAAAGCTCTTGGGACTTATATTCGGTTTTGTCGTTTTACTGCTCAAAAGAATTTGGACGCACTGAGAAAATTAGAAAAGGATCTTCAATGGGCTTTGCAGGAATATGCCTGGGAGGATTACCTTAAAACCGGTAATCTAGTTCATAAAAACCAAGACTTGATTATCTCCTATATTATGGACAGAAAGAGCTCTAAAACTACAGGCTCAAATCAGATGGAGAGTTTATCTCCTGAAATGGTTAGTTGGCTGGAGCCTATTAAACACTCAATAAACTATTTGCAtactaaaaaaataaagcTCATAAAGATTCTAAAACTTAATAAGGATAAACTACTATTTGGTGGACAGTTCGGATATTATGATATGCAGAGTCAGGCCGCTTACCAACGCAGGTTGAGGagatataaaaatatgCTAGGAGAGATGCGTTCTGTCAACCCATATTCAGAATCACACAACATTTGGAGCCttttaaagaaatggaACATGATAGATACAGGAAAGAGATAgtaatttaatatataataaggTTTACCTTTATAATATCTTGCACTTTATTCTTTCATGCCATCGCCTAGAATATTCGAATTTTCATTCTCAACTATCTTAACTTCACTTAACCAGTCACTTAAGTCCTTTTGTAACTCATCCTTCGAATCTACAGGACCCCCAGTAAGGTCCAAAGAGTTCATGCCTTTAACAACCTCTTTCAGATCTTTTTCTCGTACCATCACCTCTTCCAGAAGCATAACTTCTGTCATTTCCTGATAGTCATCTAAATGCACACCTACACGTGAAAACAAGGGTTCATCTGATAGCTGCACTTGGTAAAATTGAGAACATCTGAAATGGAACTTACCGCAGAAACTCGTTAGATACTTATATGGGTTATTCTGTCTCAGGAAATTCGATACTTTTCTATTCTCGTATAGATCTCGAATTCGGCCTTGGCTTTGAGTACATAGAGGATATCCACATTTCTTGTTTAAATTCCTTTCATCTATCAGATCAGCATACGTGGTCTTAGTAAGAATTCGACTCACAAACTTTAAAGTTGCTGTGTCGCTGCATTCTGTTTGAGATAGTAACCCCAAGAGTTCAACTGATAGAAAatctgtttcttttaaGCTTAGTTGCCGATGCTTCTGATAGGGCTCTAACACCTGTTGCTTAATATCCTCGATAGTAGCCATTACCTACTATCGCCTATATATGCCCCTTCTTTGTGTCTTAGTTGCTCTGTCTAAACATTTGGTTGAATCCTTGTAATGCTTCCAGGGAGGTGATGCAAAGGTTTCGTTTTCACTGTAGGGCTATCATTACACTAAATATAATTTAGGCTAATGATACAAACTACTTACTGCAGTAACCTGCATATATAAAGCCACAGTAACAACCTGTGTCCAGGATGCCCAAGAAGCAATGCCAAGTACAAACTAAACCACAGGTGAAGTC is part of the Eremothecium cymbalariae DBVPG#7215 chromosome 2, complete sequence genome and encodes:
- the RTR1 gene encoding RNA polymerase II subunit B1 CTD phosphatase RTR1 (similar to Ashbya gossypii AFR175C), which produces MATIEDIKQQVLEPYQKHRQLSLKETDFLSVELLGLLSQTECSDTATLKFVSRILTKTTYADLIDERNLNKKCGYPLCTQSQGRIRDLYENRKVSNFLRQNNPYKYLTSFCGKFHFRCSQFYQVQLSDEPLFSRVGVHLDDYQEMTEVMLLEEVMVREKDLKEVVKGMNSLDLTGGPVDSKDELQKDLSDWLSEVKIVENENSNILGDGMKE
- the RRG1 gene encoding Rrg1p (similar to Ashbya gossypii AFR174W); amino-acid sequence: MVKHFSELRAHIHHVRSWYRYTLRNINHGPIFSQAKKEIRDVVRSTIHKHRGSKSSWKVYSLLQDIRILNEHIRQLNLPGISLLLHKHRAVKEKKNIELLDVSREVIFQSNTNKNRDPLRSFLYSERKKMALPNDIPEEYIEKLIEPLVKHQRGINAFHKVQLSLSKGPPKTYLSYTMTGPGKLWFVRSAVNRRKKQSKALGTYIRFCRFTAQKNLDALRKLEKDLQWALQEYAWEDYLKTGNLVHKNQDLIISYIMDRKSSKTTGSNQMESLSPEMVSWLEPIKHSINYLHTKKIKLIKILKLNKDKLLFGGQFGYYDMQSQAAYQRRLRRYKNMLGEMRSVNPYSESHNIWSLLKKWNMIDTGKR